GTCTCTTCTACAATTCAACAATTAATGAGAGAACAAAATGAAGAAGGCATGACGCAAACTGTTCCAATTATCAAAAAAACAAAGAATGAAATCGACACAGTAGGAATTGCATTTTTAAATCGCCGAGGGAAATATTTAACTCATATCCCTAAAAAAGATGTTAAATTTTTCAATCTTATAAATAAGCCAAAAAGTAACGGCCGAATGATACTACACCTTTCGCTTCCCCCTAAAAAATTTAACAAAAAAACAAACACTTCTATCTTCATACAGAACGCGAAAAGAAAGGTAGATGTTAATTTTCAAAACGGAAAATTTGTATTTAATTTCAATATATATGCTAATGTAGCTTTAATAGAAAAAACCAATCCGAATTTAATGAAGGGACACTATGATAATAAAAAAAATATAAATAATTTAAAAGGTGCTATTCAAAAAGAAGTTAATAATAATTTGCAAAATATATTGAATGAAATACAGCAAAATAGAATTGATCCAATTGGATTATCCCTATATGCTAGAGCTTTTCAATATAAAGAATGGAAAAAAGTAAAAGGAGATTGGTTGCAAGCGTTGGCAGAGGCTAAAATAAATGTAAAGACACACGTCAAAATAAAAGATACCGGGACCATAAGAAATTAGTCCAGAATTTGATCACATTTTTCAAAGGAATCACATATTGTTCTAGTGATTCCTTTGTTCTGAGAGAATAATGCCTTGCTTTAACAAAAATACAGTCTATGCAATTATTCACTTATTTGTTCTAGTTTTGAAATTGCTTGTGCTTGATTTGGATAGATACAAAACTTATAGGCTTTATTGATCATCATTTCATTCACTTCCATTTCGGCATATAACAATTACAATTCAAACATACATTCGGTAGATAGTAAAGTAACACTTTCTGTATGTCGAACAATTAAGATGGCTTCCTGCCATCCCTTGTTCGAAGCCAATTCATCTCCCACCTACTCACTGCGCTGTGCCCCTTCACGCTTCTTGAGGAAGGAGTCTTCTTGGCTAAAATGATAAAAACTCAAAAAAAGAATTCACTTTTCAAATTCAACTTATCGAATCAATTATTGTCTAATAATACCACATCATCTTTATCAACTCATTTTAGAATATTTGAACAATAATCTCATATACAAGCTCTGCATAAATTATTCATTTTCATTTATATAAGGCCTACATTTTTACTTCTGATAAATTATTAAACATTGAATTATTATACACAAACTAAAAAACACGAGGTATTTTGTAGAATTTTGTCTATCAATATGTATGTACACCCTTATGTAGTGGATATAGACTGTGAGGTGTAAGGAGGTACCTTACAAAATAATGAAAAGGAGATTATAAAATGATTAGATTAACGAAAGTCTCAAAGTTAGCATTTGCAACATTAATTGTGGGAAGTAGTTTAAGCGTCTTTGTGTCGTCACACAGTGTACAGGCTGACACCTTAGATCATAATTACCAAGACACTCAAAAATTCATACCACCTTCTAATGCTAGGCAAACATTGGAACAAAAAAACAATATTGTTCCAGAATCAAAAGTTATTAAAAACCATTATGTAAAATATTCTAAAGCACATTTCCAAACTAAAGAAAGTATACCAAAAGAGATTTATTATTCTTCAGAAGGTTTTAAGGGCTTTATACAGGCAAGTAACGTTATGGATATGGGAGATCATTTCATAACGTTATATTCTGGAACTGTTATTCGATGTTAGATGTTTAATTCTACCTCTCCAAATGCTTATAACAATCAATAGCGTCCTGCCAATACTTGTAATAGCTATTGTTCAAAAAATAAACCACAAAATCTTTTGATTTCATGGTTTATCAAATATAAAGATAATGCTAAACGAATACTCTAACATTACCTTCCCCAAAGTTAATTATAGAGTATTTTCCACAAAAAGACACTCTTGTAGTGTCTTTTTTATATTATTTTGAATTACTCCCATCTTACTTTTGTTAAACTCATATATGTAATAATGCATATTTTTTGATTGCATATTATGATATGCTCTCATTGTGAGCTGATACATAATTTCTTTAGATTGGAAAACTAAAAACTCGTTTACCCAATTTTTGGGCGCCTTATGGCGTCTTTTTTTTTGCTGTTGAAGTAAAAAACAGGACCGGAATATCGTTGTTTAAAAAAATTGTATACTTTAACAAGAATTTCTCCTACTAACCTTTATTTTTTGCGGCTATTTATTTGTTTCAACATAATAATTTTTCATCTCGTATATGCAATAGATAATGATAGCTAAACTCCAACTGACGCCATAGTAATTATGTGTGTAGAAGTCATAACCTGCCTTAATACCTTTTTCCATTACAACTAACGTAAATCCTAACGCCACCAACTTATTAATTTTCATCTTAATATACGTTATCGCTATAATTATTAAAAATAAAGTATTTGTAAGGTAGTTTATCATTAACTCATATTTTTGAATGTATACTGCCATTATACAAGCAACGATATTAGTCGCAATGCCCAAGGCAACCACGGCTCCCCAAATCCTGTCTGAAATTCCCACTGCTGATTCAGTCCCTTCCTTAATCACATTCTTTTTCTTAATTCGTTCCTACACCCTATTCAAGGTATGCTGTATTATCCTTGTCTGATGAATATCTAATTATCTTTTCATATAGAGCAAACAAAATTTCCACTCATAATTTTTTCTTTCTTAGGCAAACTAGGGTTAAGCCGTTTGAACTAGCGGCTTCACTCTTCTGGTAATGGGATAGTAAATTTATAGTAATTGACTAACTCATTCAGTCCATTGGCACTGGCAGGCGACAAAATTGTTGTCTGCCATTTTCATGTATACTTTTTCTGATTCCATTCCAAACCATATGCTTGCTGTACTGCTTTTGAAAAGAACGGTATTTGATTTTTGAATCAGTAAAAAAGATATAGCTCAACTTTTGGTATAGGACTATTTCTTTTTACATACACTATTTTTGAGCCTTTTTACCAATACGTGTTCTATTGGGTGTCTTGAATTCCTCCTAAAAAGGGCGGTAGATACGACTGCATGCCCTTTTATTTATATTGCTGTTCTATATCCAATACAACAATTGAAAACTAAAGATGCACTATTACATATTTTTTTCAGTTCAGATTATGTTAAAATTTCTTAAGTTGTTTATTTCATATTTGAATTATGGTTTCATATCTAATTCAGCAATATGTGAGCTGTACCCCAAAAGAAAAGACACTCAAAAGGTGTCTTTTCTTCTTTTAATTTAAAAAACATTTTTCTTTTTCAGGAAGATTCAACTATTTCACTAACCTAAACCTCTTATTTAAAGACAATTTGATCATGGTGCTCAAGATTTTCCGTCTATATCAACATGTAAATTGTTCACTTCCAAATCATATTTCCACCACTATATTTGCTTTCTCAAAGATCTTCTGTCTTGTTCTTAATTTTGTCAAAATCCTCATATAGCTATACAAAAAATATATGCTATTATGTTTTTAAGAAACTATGCGTTCCCTTAACCCTGTATCCGGCCCTGTATCTTTTACAGGGTCTTTATTTACTTTCGGCTTATAAGAGTTAATACACACCCCATTTCAATTAAAATCGTTTAAATGTTAGTTAGAATTTGAAACGATAAATCTATTAGCTTTTTTGACAATTGTAATCTAATACTAGATTTCTAGATGTATACTACACTAAACATCAGTTAACACTATATACATAGTGTTAACTATCTTAATTGAATATTAATAATAGTAAGTATAAAGATTATCAATTTACTATATCTTACATTTATGTAAAAATAGATGTATGTTAAGCTTTTTCAAAATCTTTCCCCTAATAAAGATTTGAAGTAGCATTTCATGATTCTCCTTACTGTTAATATGCCTTGAAAAAGAACCCAATAGGGTTCTTTTTCTTCTCATTACATCCTCAATAATTACTTATTTAACATACAAAAAGGACTGACAATTACTTGCAATCCTTTTTACACCTTAATATACACTTGTATTAAGTACTTAAATCTTTATTTAGCATGCATATGAACTAAACCATTCATTATTATTTATATATAAAACACTTCAGAATTTAGAAATACACAATAACAAATCTTTCCCAACTTCCAGCTACATAACTATTAGCAGTTAATTCTCTACCACCATTTGCTGATA
This Bacillus paramycoides DNA region includes the following protein-coding sequences:
- a CDS encoding helix-turn-helix domain-containing protein is translated as MEVNEMMINKAYKFCIYPNQAQAISKLEQISE
- a CDS encoding Ger(x)C family spore germination protein, whose translation is MIRKWIWIVICCVYLIGCSQRIPLEKVSLILLIGLDRTPNGDIKVGTSIPLFHHKQPKSTIEHWTQASTVYTGFSKIDTKLTGFMTASKAEIILIGKKLAQEANWLQELDSSYRDPYATINAKVVLVDGPAEEIFKIHKPNKPSLSSYINGVIESSIQNNQSVSSTIQQLMREQNEEGMTQTVPIIKKTKNEIDTVGIAFLNRRGKYLTHIPKKDVKFFNLINKPKSNGRMILHLSLPPKKFNKKTNTSIFIQNAKRKVDVNFQNGKFVFNFNIYANVALIEKTNPNLMKGHYDNKKNINNLKGAIQKEVNNNLQNILNEIQQNRIDPIGLSLYARAFQYKEWKKVKGDWLQALAEAKINVKTHVKIKDTGTIRN